The window ttttaatattattaatatttttaaaaatattttaaaatgtctATTGAACTAATAAAAAAAGGTTAAAAACgataaaattcataataataatttatttattaaaaaatcacttttattataatttttttttcccaatGTTCATTAGATATCACTATTATTGAAAGGGATCATAAAACCCTCTAGAATGTAGAATAAGACTAAGCACAATAAACTCAATATCATCTTACCCTTTTTTGGAATTAATATCGACTAAAATTTTACATTGGACTATTATTTTTAGATATCACAATCATTATAAAGTTAATCCACTACAATTTAGAAGATTTGAATATACTAGAAGATTACAAAAACCTCATTGTCTATTAAATTTTTAATCCTGTATTAGTTCTAGGCATTATTTAATCTTAAATTTGATGCTTCAAAAGTGAAAAGTGATTGATTGTGTAAAAGGAAAgtcattgaaaaaaataattaatcagattAGGTAGTTCTTGCATTATTTAATCTTAAATTTGATGCTTCAAAAGTGAAAAGTGATTGATTGTGTAAAAGGAAAATCATTGAAAAAAAGTAATTAATCAGATTAGGTAACGTTGAATCTAGCGCGATCGATCCAattctataaaaaattttaattattcatCACAATAAATCGAAAAGTACTCATAACAAGTGATTCAGAAGTCCGGTATCCCTTGATTATGTgtctcattttaaaaaaaaaatcttacaaatACATTATAACTAGGATCGAATCGTAAATATCTAAATAACAATTTAACATCCTTCCAATGTATCATAACTCCCAGGACAAAAGAAAAATCATTAAGGAGAATATAAAAGAAGACTACATGCATCATTattgaatggaagaagaaagatatctccattagacaTTTGATGCGAGATTATGTTccccattaaaaaaaaaacaaaagcaacaaagtaaaaaagaaaaaaaaaagtgtttcTATACAATTTCTAACAGTACTTTTAGTTTTAGTAAGTGTTCAATATGTTTCCTAATTAAGATGAACTTTGATTCCTTGTCTATATTAAATTTAACTTTTGATTGTCTGTAGATTGTTAGGTTTAGattgttaaatttaaaattcctatAACAATTTATAACAATAATTGACCGAGTACGATGCACTATTTTTGTCCTATTCAATCATAGAGAAAAAGCATTCAACCAAGAAGAGATTGGAAAAGCCTTGGACTTTTCATCGTATCACGACAAACAAAGTGCACATACAGAGGAAGTTAAACAATTAACAGGAAAGATACACCAATTAGTGAGACAACAGTAAATACCTTGTTGAGTTTCCTCTTTCCATAAGCATTCATCCAGAATTTTTAGCTTCTGTTGGCGAATTGAGGGATTGAAACTGCCAGATGATCTGATGAAGTCAAATCAAGGTatacttcctcctcttctctctctTGAATTTAAGGGGAAGTTTTAACTAGTTGACcaatcatttttagattttcagaTAAAGGAAAACCACAGAAGTAAGttcatttctttctttaattcATGAGCCGGCAAAAACTTGCACCATTACCTCCACAGCTCTACCTCTAAACACAATCTAACAGTTTTCTGGAGAATTCATTTCAAAGATTTAATACAGAAATAACAAGGAAAGGCAACAAGAAGGTTTTACAATAAGAACTTGAAACAATGACAACGCGAAGAGATAATTGATGCGGCAAAACACACaaaagaactttttttttttctccacGATGAAATCTTTCAAGCATAAGACAAGTAGATGAAACTAACTACATGACCAGATCATGCTGGCAGCTTCAACCTCTCATTCCAACAACTATCGCAGATAAGAATTAAGCCAAAAACAATTGAGgagaaaagaggaagaggaaaagagagaataTATAGTGGCTAATAGTGATTCAGATGGTGAAGCCTAAAGAAGTCATGCACCGCGGTGGTTGTGATAAGGAGGCCCTCCCTCCCTGTCTCATCTATATAGTTGCAGATatataaacatgcatataaatgCATCTCTCAGCATCATTAATTGTGGTTTGGCTGGTGAGAGTTTTGGTCCCAACTGCTACATCTAACTAGTGATTGTGACTATTGTGTCTCTTGTTGGTTAAATCACAAGTTAGGTTATAAATTGAATATAGTTTTATTGAAAAGGAACTAAACCAAATTGTACTAAATTACTGGATTTTCTTTTGTCAACTACTCAGATATTGACAACTAATGGACCTATGTAAACCTGGGTGAAGTATAGTAGATTCCAAATTTTTCCTTCTTTTCATTCAATATGGTTGAGTCGACTCAATCTATCAAAATATCAATGCCTAGGCTGGTTCAAGCAAGGACAGGTCCATATTTCCGAAGAGTGGTGCAAGCAGATATGTGTAGGGTTGTCTCTTTCAAAGGATGGTTGCAATGTCATAGAGTTGACAGCCAATTGAGACTAGGACAAAGCTAGCCCTTAGAAAGAGGGACCATTGGTGTTTGCATTTGGCATTAACAGATAGATAAGAGGCATATGGCTGCCCCTTGCACTGTATCCAACTCATTCCATTTATGTTCATTTATGGTTTGATGGCTCATGGAGCTCAAATTGTGGGAACTAGAGTGGTTACCATTGGTTATAAATCTCATCCATCCGTTATCTCTATCTTAACGAATAGCCAATTGTTAAACTGTTGAGAAAGTGACTTGGTGATAACTCGGAGAAGGAATGATTCATAGGTTAGCAAGAAAAGATAGTCTCATCAAAGTGAATGGTTATTTTGGATTGGTGAGCCTCTCTTTCTACTACTGTCTACTGATTAGGGAATCACATTAGAACAAGCATATCAACATGATTCAATAATCTAATGAAGTTCTGAGCTATTTGATGCTAACTGAGCTGGCAAAAATAAACAGTCAAACCTTATTTGGGCTGTCTGAGATAACAATGGGAACATAGATTGGATCAGGAGTGAAAATGGCAGATAAATCAAGAGCAAATTCAATTGATTTTCTTCCTGACATAGTCATTATTATATGAACAACAAAACATTTGGAGATTAAAATAGCTACAAAGGCTTCAATAAACGTACTCTTTTTACCATGTTATGCAGAGAAATAATTTTCCAGGGGACAACACAATTAAGCAAAAGAATACAGATGAGCAATGGACACCATCATTTGGCTTATTAGTTGAGACAAGAACATCTTAATCGAATAGCATTCAATCAGCAAGCTGTAAAGAACATAATGAGCTGTGTGACCTGTGATTAGTATAATTTAGACCTACTATCTAACAaagcaaaaaaataataataatcatgaTGCATCATTTCCttttaaaaagaaaaacttaCATGAAAAGAAAAGTCACAGTTTGTTCATTTCTTAATTCTGAAAACAACAAAAAATAACACTACAGATGTTGAAAAAAGTCACAGTTTCTTGCAAATGTATTCCTAGTATTCATTATCATATATCAAAAGTGGATAacagaaaaaaaatacaataaactgATCTATTCTTAAAACACAAACCCTCTAATTGATTAAACCTATCCATGAACTGCATCCATCATCCACAAGTAAATACATACAGTCATGATCTACTTTATATCATGTAATCATGTATCAGGTAGATTTACTTGCTCACAATTTATTTTATCCCATTAATAATCTCATGCATCCATCTCAAACTTCTTTATTAGAAGAGGAGTAAGAGAATAGTTTAAGATGTCAGATGATACAGGAATTAGGAATACAGCTCCTTCTTTGTTTAATCCTGAGGCCTAAAAAAGAAAAGAATGGACAGCAACGAGTTCCTGTCTAAATTATTCCTCCTGACTCTGTGAAGGTAAACTGAATAAAGGTTACCAATTGAAGAAACCTAGGCCAGCTCTTGAAAGTAACTCTGCCTAGGTCTTTTCCCATTGCCACCATATCATCAAGAGCATATAAGCCTTTTATCGATGTCTCTAGTGCTGAAATTTAAcacaaaatagaaaagaaaaaggcAATTATGGTGAATTCACAAAGTATGAAACAAATGCATTGATATATGTTCAAAAACACCAAATTAACCTCGTTTTCTGTCAGATGAATTGATCAAACGCCTTAGAACACAATTTCCATCAGTATCACGATGAGCGTAGCCAGCAATTGGTGTACAACAAGACCAATCAAGTGTCTCAAGAAATGCCCTTTCACAGACAACAGCTAATTGAGTATAATGATGGTTCAACGAAGCTATGCAGTTAGCCTGATTCACAATCAAAGAAATGTCAATGCCCATTGTATATCGCATGCACgcagaaaaaaaaatagatatgccCATATTGATATGGAAGTAAGAATGCTATGTGTTTTGTGGAATTTGTAGTGTTATTATAACATTTACTTGAACATCTTGAGTCACAAAGTTTCCATGTCATTAAAGGTAATGCTACAAATTAGATATATAATTCCTGTGTCAAACTCACCCGCATGAGCAACCTTTTGTGTTTACTTCAAGGAGTTGGAACGAAATTTAAAGTCAAGCCATAGAAAAGAATTAAGGATAACTATCCTAGTGGCATGAAGTTTGTGCGTAGCAGAAACAGCAAAAACAATAGTGCCTATTTACAAATACTGGCTTACATTGAGGAAGCCATGACCTTCAATATGCAGAAAAGGATTGCAGAAGCAAGTTAACTAAAGTAAAAAAAGTAAAACAGCACAATTTACCATTTTATCATCAGCGCCTCTACAAGCAATTCCAATAGCACCTTGAGAAATTGTTAGAAGCATATCTTCAATAGAGAGAAGAGGAGCCTTGGGCAGCGGTAAAGTTGTCGTCGTGTGACCTAGAGGTCACATGTTCGAGCCttgaaaacagcctcttgcaaagaaAAGTAAGGCTACGTACAATAGACCCTTCCTCGGAACCCCACATTGGCAGGAGCTTCGTACACCAGACTACCATTATATATCATCAATAGAGAACAGAGCTAGCCGCTTTAACCCTGCCAAtgttaactgttggtgcaattttccatgagtcaaggttgaccgggttgactaaacttgagttggctcaagcttgagtcttaacatttgagttttgatatttgacagtGTATAGAGATTGCAGGTCAAATTGTCCATATAAAGATTGATGGTCAAAGTTTGaccagaagtcaagtaggtcaaggttgatcagatacttgattgggaagtccttactggaggttaggtaagggcaAATCCAACGGGAAGATTGGCAGAAAAAGAAAATCTAAGTGGtagtgttgaccggacacttggtatggAAAGTCTAGTGAAGGCGGGCAGtaaggaagttctggtgagtgaagtcaggcagtcgggcatgaggaaatccaggtgggtcaaggttgaccagacacctagtgtttggaagtccaagggggttatggaggaccggacacttggcacgagactaTAAATCCAAGtgcgtcaaggttgaccggacacttggcacgaggagaaaagtccaagttggtcaaaggattggccggacacttggtgataaagccccaacaggtcaaggttgaccggatccTAGGCACGAGGAAGTTccagcaagtcaaggttgactagatgttgggcaagggaaccctagacttgtgtTTGGCGAGATAGGACTAagcaatcaatcagttgatcgaatggcccgaagcccaatcgatcagttgatcgattgggagcactatcGTGACAAAGgcgacccaatcgatcagccgatcgattgggctactccagctgatcgattgagagtttATCGCAAACACACAGTgggtttcccaatcgatcaggcgatcgattgggctcAGTTTTCTCACGAGATTGCGAGGAAGCTAAGTCAATCGATTCCAGGTCTTCCACGAGAACACAGAGGGGCTCTAAATCAATCAATTGATCTATTGAGGACTCCCCAATTGATTAGGATATGACCGTTGCGTAGATTGCGAGCTTTGGACGGTTGAGATCGATTGGATcagacgtggcaatcgattgggagcaggcccaatcgattgggagtcctAGATCACGACAGAATAAAGTCGTTGGCGAGGTTCAAACGCACGACTCTTCACCGATTACTCATGCTCTTCTCTCCGCTATTGTCACTGGTTCTTGAAAGTTCTTGCACACAAGTGTTGCCGCacttccaagattcaagaggcatctacaagctaTAAGAGATCTTGCAAGTAGAGATTTTCATCCCCATTCCGGAGTGTCCCAACCCTAACAAAGTTGCTTGAACTTCACCTTCATTAAGTTTCTTCAATCAGTTCTGGACAGTCCAAGTTAACAACCTATATATTTGTTTGATTGTATAAGCCTCTATGATGAATCACATATATGTGCTGAATAGTAGAAAAAAGACAAAGAAGGGAGAAAGGATATCACCCTAGGCACTAAAGCAATTGGTATGCATGGGCAAAATAAGACCAGAATCCGTTCAGCAAATGGACATATACTATGTTGGGGACTGCAGATAAAGAGATAACGAAACAAGAAAAAGTTTATGGatatcacaaaagaaagaatatggATGTCAGCTTAACGCAATTATTTTAGGGTCTGACCATAAAGACCAGATGCATGGGCCAGTTCAATAATTTGTTATTCGGAGGCAGGTTTGTTAACATGATAATTACACAAGTTTGTTAACATGGTTGGTAGCAAAGCAATGTCATGAGAAGCAGGTGGCAATGATGAGTTGTACCTTAGACTAATATCACACCAAGGCATTGCAGAGTTTAGGCATGTGTCTTACATGTTGAATAGCTACATGAATTCATGTTATGAATATGTGTCACATATACAATAATTGACATACAATGTGCATGCATATCATCACATTTATcattttttcagaaaaaaaaaagcaaaaataaataaatataccatCACAACCGTGTGTTTATATCCTCCAAGATTACGTATATAACTTAGTTTGAATACTTCTACTTTGTTATTACAAATGTTCCTGAATTTATACTTCCTTACAGAAATATGAATACAGTTGAAAATTCTCACCGCCATTTGTCCATGGTAGGGCATTTATGCAATGACGAGTACTAACCTACTTGGAAGCTATCTGAAGAATGCCACGAAAGTGGAGCCATAAGCCACATAAACAAAGGCATTCATGTCAAAGAATGAATATGTGCCTTGCAATGCAAAATATAAGTTACGTAACTGAAAAGCTATATAATTGTGGTGTTACTACCAAGCAAACATGTTCTCACTGATCAATTTACCGAGCTCTATGACTCCTTAGCAGaaaatagaatataaacttctatCTGAAGCAAAATGGAACTGCAGAGACTAATCTAAAAATTGTACCTTTAGTTATGGATATCTGTATAAAATTTGAGACTGTCTCCTGAGGGAGGCAGTTCCGATAACACTTCCAGCAGGTAGCTCGGAGAGAGTCCTTGCAGTTAAGCAAATGAGCGCATCCGTTACATCTTCTCGAGGAAGGTTGCAAGGCAATATTGTACCATCTGGAAGATAAGTGGGAACATCCTTCATTGAGTGCACTGAAATATCAATTCTACCCACCACTGCGCCTCATCTATATCTTTTGTGAATAAACCATTGCCGCCAATGTTTTCAAGAGATTGATCAAGTATCTTGTCTCCTGTTGTCTTAATGATTACTATGTGAATAGCTCCTTCCTCCGCTAGCTCCGGGTGTGTTGAGATTAGTTTATCCCAGGACTCTTAGGCATGGGCAAGTGTTAATGTACTGTCCTACATGGCTACGACAACTAACATTAAATGTGCATCCACAACGCATGATAATCTAATAAAAGTCTCCTAAAAGAACCTCCTTTAAAGTAAGATCTGGCTTCGAGAATAATAGAAATCGAGTTAAAAAGAGCGGCAAAAATGAAAAATGGCATACCTCCCACGGGTGCCAATTCACACAAGGGTGACCTGAGCCTTGGAGTACTCCTGATCCACAGTCATAGCTGATCTGACGACCACGGTCCGCCTCCCATAGGGTTTCGAAGCAGGGGAGGAGAGAAGGCTCTCCAGGCCACAAGATCGAAGAAGCAGCGTGAAACGAAGTCATTCCCATGTCGACCAGCCTATGCTAATTCCCCCAATTCCAGAAGAAAAGAAGGCGTGGAGAATGGACATAACTGGAGACGCTCGGAAGCCGCCATCAAGATTTGGGACTGGATTCCGGGGTTTTACAGATTCCGGGGACTGGAGAGGGGAGTCGATGATGTCAGTGGATTTTCGCCGCTTTTGCTACAAAAGCGAAGGCTTATTCAAATGACTAATGTCGTTCCAGAGACAAAATTCTACACTGTTATTAGACTCTTAAACGTCTAATCGCTGCACCGAGAATTCATCTAGGAAGAATTAAATCATGAATGACATGTGACGAACGCGTCAAATTTTAACCTCAAAATTTCGTATGATAACATTCTATATTTTAATCATCACATTACTCTGACTAACTCGCTGCACCATAACCTGAGCTACTAGTTAATGGATTTTCCAAACAACTTCGATTTATACACAAAAGTCTTTTGTTGTGTATACACTTCGATTTGTATCACCCTTTTTTTAGTAAATTGTTCCCCTCAAAAAATGGAATATTCTTTGGAGGGACTTTTTCGTAACAAGAAAAAATAGTAGGGAGCCAATTATTAAATTTACCATGCGCTTCATACGATCTTAGTATATacttaaaataaataaacttatcACTTACTATTTAATCAATATGTTATACGTTTTGAAAATAGAATCGCAGTATATGTATTAAtggtatatattttaaaaatatataaagtatatgtttttttcaaaatgataaatTGTATTTATTTGTCAATTATAAATTATTTGATACCCTACATAATATTCTGGATCACatccatatttatttttgcatgaCAACAAGAGCCtacaaaaaattataatttaaaataaaacttaacggAGAATATATAAAAGGCGAGTAATATGGGGagtaggggtgagcagtcaatccgtcaaaccgaccaacccgcttataccgacccgaaccgaaccgaaaaaacaaaatccgccggatatagggccggatgtagggtcatgatattacattatccgatctagaagggccggatagttttttatcccaataaccgaaccaacccgatccacgATCAaccctacttgtagcaactaataCCGATAAGTTGTTACACGTTATAGTAGTTACTGcggataagctgctacacgttgtagtagctactgccaataagttgttacacgttgtagcagctattgacgattagctactacaacgtgtaatgagtaatgtctattatcattttaaaatattttattattttatatttcattggatataaggtcggatatccaaataactgacaacccgtcgAATATTTAATACATAATAATcgccggatatagggtcggatgtagggtcatgatattacattatccgatctagtagggtcggatagttttttatctcaataaccgaaccaacccgatccgcgatcacccctaATGGGGAGAATTGGGTCtcttattaaaaaaatcataaaatagtTTCACACCCTGAAGGACTTaatcaaaatagaaaataaaccaaattgcaaattaataaaaataaaataggaaatAAAAAAACACgacatattaaattaaattaaatatctatcaaaactttcctattcaaaataaaattattttgcatCATAAACTATAACAATTAATCAGCAAGATGATCAAGAATATTTTCATGAGTGGAAAAGAGTAACAATTAATCAGCAAGATATACCACAAAAGCTTGGTTTACTTGagtggaaaatccagatgggaaACTGAATATAGAACACTTCACCAAACTCTTCTCTTTTCTGACAGTTTATATAATACAACACACACGGACCAAGGAAAATAATAATTCATGTCAAATCTGTACGTTAAAACAAACTCTCTTTATCCCTGCAACCTCAAACTAAAAATCACCATGTAGACGTGGCTTCAGCATCTATAAACCACAGCAGAATCATCACTCGACATCAATCAGCCACAGCAAAACCATTTGCGCTGCATGGAATTAAGATAGCGGTTATTTGAGTGATGCAGAGAGGGCAGTCAATTTCAGTCAGGATCATAAGAGAAATAGGGGAAGGATCGTACAGTTTTTGAAGGATACTGATAACCGGCATCATCCTGTTGTAAACTGCCTCCCTCGTTTCTTGATGGAGTTGCACCGGAGTTACCGCCTGTCTTCTTTTCGTCCCGAGCTTTGTTGAATATGACGGTGAAACCTTCAGCAGATGCGGGATTGTTCACATCCCACTCCCCGAACTTAGGAAGTGGCTGACCCTTATCCTGACGTGGTAAAGTGAAATAAAACCAGGATGATAACACAAATTACATGGAGATaaagcaagaaaaaaaacaaggaaTTCAACAAGCTCCAAAAAAAAAGTTGTAGAACATCATTAAACGAATGCACACGAATTAACACTGTGAGGGAAAATTTACTCACGATTGACCATACAGTGAAAAA is drawn from Zingiber officinale cultivar Zhangliang chromosome 1B, Zo_v1.1, whole genome shotgun sequence and contains these coding sequences:
- the LOC121980806 gene encoding protein NOI4-like, translated to MDSDKGQPLPKFGEWDVNNPASAEGFTVIFNKARDEKKTGGNSGATPSRNEGGSLQQDDAGYQYPSKTRKWFCCG
- the LOC121980788 gene encoding porphobilinogen deaminase, chloroplastic-like isoform X1, producing the protein MGISIFFSACMRYTMGIDISLIVNQANCIASLNHHYTQLAVVCERAFLETLDWSCCTPIAGYAHRDTDGNCVLRRLINSSDRKRALETSIKGLYALDDMVAMGKDLGRVTFKSWPRFLQLVTFIQFTFTESGGII
- the LOC121980788 gene encoding porphobilinogen deaminase, chloroplastic-like isoform X2, with product MLLTISQGAIGIACRGADDKMANCIASLNHHYTQLAVVCERAFLETLDWSCCTPIAGYAHRDTDGNCVLRRLINSSDRKRALETSIKGLYALDDMVAMGKDLGRVTFKSWPRFLQLVTFIQFTFTESGGII